The following are encoded in a window of Actinomycetota bacterium genomic DNA:
- a CDS encoding cbb3-type cytochrome c oxidase subunit I has protein sequence SEVLPTFARKPLFGYAFVVFSGIAIGFMGWGVWAHHMFAAGLGPVANSAFAISTMFIAVPTGVKIFNWIGTLWGGRIQFKAPMLFAIGTVAMFIIGGLSGVTHAIVPHNYQQTDTYYIVAHFHYVLFGGAIFGLFSGAYYWWPKVFGRILNEWLGHAHFWVMMLGFNLTFAPFHILGLQGMPRRYYQYPAGQGFEMWNMVSTVGAFIIALSILIFLVNVLVTQRKPPTAPADPWDGRTLEWTIPSPPPAHNFDEIPRVEHLDDFWYRKYAQDESGHAVPVPAGGSGEASDEHGSGGGHAVHLPAPSYFPLVAAAGLPLIAYGLMFQWALAAVGGFLTLAGLYGWALEPSEE, from the coding sequence TCTCCGAGGTGCTGCCGACCTTCGCCCGCAAGCCGCTGTTCGGGTACGCGTTCGTCGTCTTCAGCGGCATCGCCATCGGGTTCATGGGATGGGGTGTGTGGGCGCACCACATGTTCGCGGCCGGGCTCGGTCCCGTGGCCAACTCCGCATTCGCCATCTCGACGATGTTCATCGCCGTCCCGACGGGGGTGAAGATCTTCAACTGGATCGGGACGCTGTGGGGAGGCCGGATCCAGTTCAAGGCCCCGATGCTCTTCGCGATCGGGACGGTGGCCATGTTCATCATCGGGGGGCTGTCGGGGGTCACCCACGCGATCGTCCCCCACAACTACCAGCAGACCGACACGTACTACATCGTGGCCCACTTCCACTACGTGCTCTTCGGAGGGGCGATCTTCGGCCTGTTCAGCGGGGCCTACTACTGGTGGCCGAAGGTCTTCGGGCGGATCCTGAACGAGTGGCTGGGACACGCCCACTTCTGGGTCATGATGCTCGGCTTCAACCTGACCTTCGCTCCCTTCCACATCCTCGGCCTGCAGGGGATGCCTCGGCGTTACTACCAGTACCCGGCGGGGCAGGGGTTCGAGATGTGGAACATGGTCTCGACCGTCGGCGCGTTCATCATCGCGCTCTCGATCCTGATCTTCCTCGTCAACGTGCTGGTCACCCAGCGCAAGCCGCCGACCGCTCCCGCCGACCCGTGGGACGGACGGACGCTCGAGTGGACGATCCCGTCCCCGCCCCCCGCGCACAACTTCGACGAGATCCCGCGCGTCGAGCACCTGGACGACTTCTGGTACCGCAAGTACGCGCAGGACGAGTCCGGACATGCCGTGCCCGTCCCCGCCGGCGGGTCAGGCGAGGCGTCCGACGAGCATGGCTCGGGTGGGGGCCACGCCGTGCATCTCCCGGCGCCCTCGTACTTCCCCCTGGTGGCGGCCGCCGGCCTCCCCCTCATCGCCTACGGGCTGATGTTCCAGTGGGCGCTCGCCGCGGTCGGCGGGTTCCTCACGCTGGCCGGACTGTACGGCTGGGCTCTCGAGCCATCCGAGGAGTGA
- a CDS encoding heme-copper oxidase subunit III, with the protein MAATAEHTVEAHHTSTGLDNRKLAMWAFLGSECLLFGALIAAYLLYRTRGPGKHPYELYDIPFTSVSSFVLLMSSLTMVLALNAIQRGLGRATRVWLFATAMLGTVFISGQVYEFTTFVNEGMTMGTNAAASAFYVLTGFHGTHVTLGIVMLLSLFGLSLAGRLPTERSLTVELCGLYWHFVDIIWIIIFTVVYLVPH; encoded by the coding sequence GTGGCTGCTACCGCAGAGCACACCGTAGAGGCGCATCACACGAGCACCGGGCTCGACAACCGCAAGCTCGCGATGTGGGCGTTCCTCGGCTCGGAGTGCCTCCTGTTCGGCGCCCTCATCGCCGCGTACCTCCTCTACCGGACGCGCGGGCCGGGCAAGCACCCATACGAGCTGTACGACATCCCCTTCACGTCGGTCAGCTCGTTCGTCCTGCTGATGAGCTCCCTGACCATGGTGCTCGCGCTGAACGCGATCCAGCGCGGGTTGGGGAGGGCCACCCGCGTCTGGCTCTTCGCGACGGCGATGCTCGGCACCGTCTTCATCTCCGGGCAGGTGTACGAGTTCACGACGTTCGTCAACGAGGGCATGACGATGGGCACGAACGCCGCTGCCAGCGCGTTCTACGTCCTGACCGGCTTCCACGGGACGCACGTCACGCTCGGGATCGTGATGCTCCTCTCACTGTTCGGCCTCTCGTTGGCCGGTCGGCTCCCGACCGAACGCAGCCTGACCGTGGAGCTCTGCGGGCTCTACTGGCACTTCGTGGACATCATCTGGATCATCATCTTCACGGTCGTCTACCTGGTTCCCCACTGA